A window from Mya arenaria isolate MELC-2E11 chromosome 9, ASM2691426v1 encodes these proteins:
- the LOC128246385 gene encoding bifunctional endo-1,4-beta-xylanase XylA-like: MGSGGEHRNSDNARWNSGDERLNSGDERLNSGDERLNAGDERLNSDDERWNSGDKRRIPDNARWNSGDERWNSGDERWNSGDKRRFPENARWNSGDELRYSGDKSWNSGNERWNSGDEHRNSDNIRWNSGDERRYSGDERWNSGDERLNSGAGARAMNAGNRVMIPVTQTMHA, translated from the exons ATGGGG TCGGGTGGTGAACACCGAAACTCGGACAATGCACGCTGGAACTCGGGCGATGAACGGCTTAACTCGGGCGATGAACGGCTTAACTCGGGCGATGAACGGCTTAACGCGGGCGATGAACGGCTCAACTCGGACGATGAACGCTGGAACTCGGGCGATAAGCGCCGTATTCCGGACAATGCACGCTGGAATTCGGGCGATGAACGCTGGAACTCGGGCGATGAACGCTGGAACTCGGGCGATAAACGCCGTTTCCCGGAAAATGCACGCTGGAACTCGGGCGATGAGCTGCGTTACTCGGGCGATAAAAGCTGGAACTCTGGCAATGAACGCTGGAACTCGGGTGATGAACACCGTAACTCGGACAATATACGCTGGAACTCGGGCGATGAACGGCGTTACTCGGGCGATGAACGCTGGAACTCGGGAGATGAACGCCTAAACTCGGGCGCTGGAGCTCGGGCGATGAACGCTGGAAATCGGGTGATGATCCCCGTAACTCAGACAATGCACGCTTGA